One genomic region from Jiangella sp. DSM 45060 encodes:
- the rpsB gene encoding 30S ribosomal protein S2, with product MAVVTMRQLLESGVHFGHQTRRWNPKMKRFIFTERNGIYIIDLQQSLSYIDRAYEFVKETVAHGGTVLFVGTKKQAQEAVREQATRVNMPYVTERWLGGMLTNFQTVNKRLQRLKELEELDFDDVAGSGLTKKELLMRKREKDKLERTLGGVRNMAKVPSAVWIVDTKKEHLAVDEARKLGIPIVAILDTNCDPDEVDFPIPGNDDAIRAVSLLTRVVADSVADGLLGRSGQRGEAAEGAELASDEPLAEWEKELLQSQPVAEAPAAEAPAAEAVPAPEADAPAEAPAAEAPAAEAPAAEAPAAEAPAADEPATDEPATDEPAAEPVADAAAEAPADEPATQQA from the coding sequence ATGGCCGTCGTCACCATGCGTCAGCTGCTCGAGAGCGGCGTGCACTTCGGGCACCAGACCCGCCGCTGGAACCCGAAGATGAAGCGCTTCATCTTCACCGAGCGCAACGGCATCTACATCATCGACCTGCAGCAGTCGCTGTCCTACATCGACCGCGCCTACGAGTTCGTCAAGGAGACCGTCGCCCACGGCGGCACGGTGCTCTTCGTCGGCACGAAGAAGCAGGCCCAGGAGGCCGTGCGCGAGCAGGCCACCCGCGTCAACATGCCCTACGTCACCGAGCGGTGGCTGGGCGGCATGCTGACCAACTTCCAGACCGTCAACAAGCGGCTGCAGCGGCTGAAGGAGCTCGAGGAGCTCGACTTCGACGACGTCGCCGGCTCGGGTCTGACGAAGAAGGAGCTTCTCATGCGCAAGCGTGAGAAGGACAAGCTCGAGCGCACGCTCGGCGGCGTGCGCAACATGGCCAAGGTGCCCAGCGCGGTGTGGATCGTCGACACCAAGAAGGAGCACCTGGCCGTCGACGAGGCCCGCAAGCTCGGCATCCCGATCGTGGCCATCCTCGACACCAACTGCGACCCCGACGAGGTCGACTTCCCGATCCCGGGCAACGACGACGCCATCCGCGCGGTCAGCCTGCTGACCCGCGTCGTCGCCGACTCCGTCGCCGACGGCCTGCTGGGCCGCTCGGGTCAGCGGGGCGAGGCGGCCGAGGGCGCCGAGCTGGCGTCCGACGAGCCGCTGGCCGAGTGGGAGAAGGAGCTGCTCCAGTCGCAGCCCGTCGCCGAGGCGCCGGCCGCCGAGGCGCCGGCCGCCGAGGCGGTTCCGGCTCCCGAGGCCGACGCGCCCGCCGAGGCCCCTGCGGCCGAGGCTCCCGCTGCCGAGGCGCCGGCCGCTGAGGCCCCCGCTGCCGAGGCGCCGGCCGCCGACGAGCCGGCCACCGACGAGCCGGCCACCGACGAGCCGGCCGCCGAGCCGGTCGCGGACGCC
- a CDS encoding M23 family metallopeptidase: MRLLPLGPRTLTGDPPPPPSQPPQSGALAWPVAAPRVTSPYGMRVHPITGERKLHDGVDVAAACGAPIRASAAGRVTDAGERGAYGLQLTVDHGRIRGAPLSTSYSHLSAFSVTAGQPVRAGQVIGRAGTTGLSTGCHLHFMLYAAGRVTDPVPWLPAASAATSYLAKAARPEYRR, encoded by the coding sequence GTGCGACTGCTCCCGCTCGGCCCGCGCACCCTCACCGGCGACCCGCCGCCACCACCGTCGCAGCCACCCCAGTCGGGCGCGCTCGCCTGGCCGGTCGCCGCGCCCCGCGTCACGTCGCCGTACGGCATGCGGGTGCATCCGATCACCGGCGAGCGCAAACTCCACGACGGCGTCGACGTCGCCGCCGCATGCGGCGCACCGATCCGCGCGTCCGCCGCCGGGCGGGTGACCGACGCCGGGGAGCGAGGGGCGTACGGGCTGCAGCTCACCGTCGACCACGGCCGCATCCGCGGCGCCCCGCTCAGCACGTCCTACAGCCACCTGTCGGCGTTCTCGGTGACCGCCGGCCAGCCGGTCCGGGCGGGCCAGGTGATCGGGCGCGCCGGCACCACCGGACTCTCGACCGGCTGTCACCTGCACTTCATGCTCTACGCCGCGGGCCGCGTCACCGACCCTGTGCCCTGGCTCCCCGCAGCCTCGGCCGCGACAAGTTACCTTGCCAAGGCTGCCCGCCCGGAGTACCGTCGTTGA
- a CDS encoding ABC transporter permease gives MRAAETLKLLFRGPTAIVAAAVLVVLIVTAFLGEQLAPYSATATDVSNRLQGPSGDHWFGTDELGRDVLSRVILGAEVSLRVGAVAVGISLVAGVLIGLLAGYYGRWVDDVLMRLSDVLFAFPAMLMAIAVLAILGPGSTNAMIAIGIVYTPIFARITRASVLSVREEVYVKAARSAGAGDLRIIGRHVLPNVTAPIIVQTSISLAFAILSEAALSFVGLGTQPPDPSWGRMLAEGRGFVEQAWWMAVFPGLAIFVTVLAFNVLGDALRDVLDPRQRQAMAGTGVSA, from the coding sequence ATGAGAGCCGCCGAGACGCTCAAACTGCTGTTCCGCGGCCCGACGGCGATCGTGGCGGCCGCGGTGCTGGTCGTCCTGATCGTGACGGCGTTCCTCGGCGAGCAGCTGGCGCCGTACTCCGCCACCGCGACCGACGTCAGCAACAGGCTGCAGGGCCCCAGCGGCGACCACTGGTTCGGCACCGACGAGCTCGGCCGCGACGTGCTGTCGCGGGTGATCCTGGGCGCGGAGGTGTCGCTGCGCGTCGGCGCCGTCGCCGTCGGGATCTCGCTGGTCGCGGGCGTGCTGATCGGCCTGCTGGCCGGCTACTACGGCCGCTGGGTCGACGACGTGCTGATGCGGCTGTCGGACGTGCTGTTCGCATTCCCGGCGATGCTGATGGCGATCGCGGTGCTGGCGATCCTCGGGCCCGGCTCGACGAACGCGATGATCGCGATCGGCATCGTCTACACCCCGATCTTCGCCCGCATCACCCGGGCCAGCGTGCTCAGCGTCCGCGAGGAGGTCTACGTGAAGGCGGCCCGCTCGGCCGGCGCCGGCGACCTGCGCATCATCGGCCGGCACGTGCTGCCGAACGTGACGGCGCCGATCATCGTCCAGACGTCGATCAGCCTGGCGTTCGCGATCCTCTCCGAGGCGGCGCTGAGCTTCGTCGGCCTCGGCACCCAGCCGCCGGACCCGTCGTGGGGCCGCATGCTGGCCGAGGGCCGCGGCTTCGTGGAACAGGCCTGGTGGATGGCGGTCTTCCCGGGCCTGGCGATCTTCGTGACGGTGCTCGCGTTCAACGTGCTGGGCGACGCGCTGCGCGACGTGCTCGATCCGCGTCAACGTCAGGCGATGGCCGGAACCGGGGTGAGCGCATGA
- a CDS encoding ABC transporter permease: protein MTRYALRRLAQSVAVLLGVSVLVFAIMQLVPGDPIRAALGQQADPATYEALRERAGLDDPVPVQFFTWIGNAAIGDFGVSFRTGETVLSLILERLPATLSLAVAAIIVALLIAIPLGTLSALNPRKPVDWFASLSSQAGLSVPDFWLGILLILVFAGTLGWLPSAGYVPLTEDPVEWARHLILPAIAAGVSSGAILTRFVRSSVLESLGQDHVRTARAKGMRARDVLTWHVLRNALVPLVTVGGVQLAYLLSGVVVVEYVFAWPGLGQLAFQAVESRDYPVLQGTVLLFAVIFLLVNLVVDLAYARLDPRITYRSAR from the coding sequence GTGACGCGGTACGCGCTGCGGCGGCTGGCTCAGTCGGTCGCGGTGCTGCTCGGCGTCAGCGTGCTGGTCTTCGCGATCATGCAGCTGGTGCCGGGCGACCCGATCCGCGCCGCGCTCGGCCAGCAGGCCGACCCGGCGACGTACGAGGCGCTGCGCGAGCGCGCGGGCCTGGACGACCCCGTGCCCGTGCAGTTCTTCACCTGGATCGGCAACGCGGCGATCGGCGACTTCGGGGTCAGCTTCCGCACCGGCGAGACGGTGCTGTCGCTGATCCTGGAGCGCCTGCCGGCGACGCTGAGCCTCGCCGTCGCGGCGATCATCGTGGCGCTGCTGATCGCGATCCCGCTCGGCACGCTCTCGGCGCTCAACCCGCGCAAGCCGGTCGACTGGTTCGCCAGCCTGTCCAGCCAGGCCGGGCTGAGCGTGCCGGACTTCTGGCTCGGCATCCTGCTCATCCTGGTGTTCGCCGGGACGCTGGGCTGGCTGCCGTCGGCCGGCTACGTCCCGCTGACGGAGGACCCGGTCGAGTGGGCGCGGCACCTGATCCTGCCGGCCATCGCCGCGGGCGTGTCCAGCGGCGCCATCCTGACCCGGTTCGTCCGCTCGTCGGTCCTGGAGTCGCTCGGCCAGGACCACGTGCGGACCGCCCGGGCGAAGGGCATGCGGGCCCGGGACGTGCTGACGTGGCACGTGTTGCGCAATGCGCTGGTCCCGCTGGTGACGGTGGGCGGCGTCCAGCTCGCGTACCTGCTGTCTGGCGTCGTCGTGGTCGAGTACGTGTTCGCCTGGCCGGGGCTCGGGCAGCTGGCCTTCCAGGCGGTCGAGTCGCGCGACTACCCGGTGCTGCAGGGCACGGTCCTGCTGTTCGCCGTCATCTTCCTGCTGGTCAACCTGGTCGTGGACCTCGCATACGCACGGCTGGACCCGCGCATCACGTACAGGAGCGCGCGATGA
- a CDS encoding ABC transporter ATP-binding protein, translating to MSDVLLRASDLRVHFGPVRAVDGVDLEVRRGETLGLVGESGCGKSTLGNALLRLVEPTGGTVEFDGLDVTAAGRRELRALRRRTAMIFQDPYASLDPRRTVAESIGEPLAIHKLHRGRAARRARVGELMEVVGLNPDHGSRYPHEFSGGQRQRVGIARALAGEPEFVVCDEPIASLDVSVQAQVVNLLVRLQREFGLTYLFVSHDLAAVRQVADRVAVMYLGRVVELGAGASVSSAPAHPYTEALVSAVPVPEPGRERTRQRIVLTGDVPSPADPPSGCRFRTRCPKAFEPCPDHDPVLQPAGPEQAAACHLHGVTDR from the coding sequence ATGAGCGACGTGCTGCTGCGCGCCTCGGACCTGCGCGTTCACTTCGGCCCGGTGCGCGCCGTCGACGGCGTCGACCTCGAGGTCCGCCGCGGCGAGACGCTGGGGTTGGTGGGCGAGTCCGGGTGCGGCAAGTCGACGCTGGGCAACGCCCTGCTGCGGCTGGTCGAGCCGACGGGCGGGACGGTGGAGTTCGACGGCCTGGACGTGACGGCGGCCGGACGGCGCGAGCTGCGGGCGCTGCGCCGGCGCACGGCGATGATCTTCCAGGACCCGTACGCGTCGCTGGACCCCCGGCGCACCGTCGCCGAGTCGATCGGCGAGCCGCTGGCGATCCACAAGCTGCACCGCGGACGGGCGGCGCGGCGGGCCCGCGTCGGCGAGCTGATGGAGGTCGTCGGGCTGAACCCGGACCACGGCAGCCGCTACCCGCACGAGTTCTCCGGCGGCCAGCGGCAGCGGGTCGGCATCGCGCGGGCGCTGGCCGGCGAGCCGGAGTTCGTCGTGTGCGACGAGCCGATCGCCTCGCTCGACGTGTCCGTGCAGGCGCAGGTGGTGAACCTGCTGGTGCGGCTGCAGCGCGAGTTCGGGCTGACCTACCTGTTCGTCTCGCACGACCTCGCGGCCGTGCGGCAGGTGGCCGACCGCGTCGCCGTCATGTACCTGGGCCGTGTGGTCGAGCTCGGCGCCGGGGCCTCGGTGTCGTCCGCGCCCGCGCACCCGTACACGGAGGCGCTGGTGTCGGCCGTCCCGGTGCCGGAGCCCGGTCGCGAGCGGACGCGGCAGCGGATCGTCCTGACCGGGGACGTGCCGAGCCCGGCCGACCCGCCGTCGGGCTGCCGGTTCCGGACCCGCTGCCCGAAGGCGTTCGAGCCGTGCCCGGACCACGACCCCGTCCTGCAGCCGGCCGGGCCGGAGCAGGCCGCGGCCTGCCACCTGCACGGCGTCACGGACCGGTGA
- a CDS encoding ABC transporter substrate-binding protein — protein sequence MNRGKVLGHAVALAVIALVSAGCGGGDDVDVDDPAGGGETGAGDNEGSDGGDGASDGGTLIAAISAQPDQFDPHKTQAYASFQILENVYDTLVVPDAEGEFQPSLATEWTTSEDGLTWTFTLREGVTFHDGSTFEAADVVYSYNRIINEQLANAYRFASVASVEATDPQTVTITLTAPTPALLDNIGGFKGMSIIPEGAAEQTDLATTAVGTGPFTLVEAGANGVTLARYDDYWGDPALVDGVEFQYVSEPAAALTALRSGDVHWTDNVPPQDIEGLQDDEDVELGVTPSVDYWYLAMNQTKPPFDNRDFRRGVAFGIDRDEVTEAARFGAATTNQTAIPEQSRWYHEYAPFEHDPDQAAELIEANAAASPQPMALMVTDEYPETVQAAQVIQAQLAEVGVEIGIEQEAFATWLDRQAAGDYDAFLLGWLGNLDPFGFYHAQHVCEGTSNFQGYCNPEVDDLLNQAAAETDQDARKTLYDQAAELIVDDVSYLYLYNPDVVQAWAPGLEGYEIRADKAINFETVRLPE from the coding sequence ATGAATCGTGGCAAGGTCCTTGGTCATGCGGTCGCTCTTGCGGTGATCGCGCTGGTCAGCGCGGGTTGTGGCGGCGGTGACGACGTCGACGTGGACGATCCGGCGGGCGGCGGCGAGACCGGCGCGGGCGACAACGAGGGCAGCGACGGCGGCGACGGCGCCTCGGACGGCGGCACCCTCATCGCGGCGATCTCCGCGCAGCCGGACCAATTCGACCCGCACAAGACCCAGGCCTACGCCAGCTTCCAGATCCTCGAGAACGTCTACGACACCCTCGTCGTGCCGGACGCGGAGGGGGAGTTCCAGCCCAGCCTCGCGACCGAGTGGACGACCAGCGAGGACGGCCTGACGTGGACCTTCACCCTGCGTGAGGGGGTCACGTTCCACGACGGCAGCACCTTCGAGGCGGCCGACGTCGTCTACTCGTACAACCGCATCATCAACGAGCAGCTGGCCAACGCCTACCGGTTCGCCAGCGTCGCGAGCGTCGAGGCGACCGACCCGCAGACGGTCACCATCACGCTGACCGCGCCCACCCCGGCGCTCCTGGACAACATCGGCGGCTTCAAGGGCATGTCGATCATCCCCGAGGGCGCGGCGGAACAGACCGACCTCGCGACGACCGCCGTCGGCACCGGGCCGTTCACGCTCGTGGAGGCCGGCGCCAACGGCGTCACACTGGCCCGCTACGACGACTACTGGGGCGACCCCGCGCTCGTCGACGGCGTGGAGTTCCAGTACGTCAGCGAGCCGGCGGCGGCCCTGACGGCGCTGCGCTCCGGCGACGTGCACTGGACGGACAACGTGCCGCCGCAGGACATCGAGGGGCTGCAGGACGACGAGGACGTCGAGCTGGGCGTCACGCCGAGCGTCGACTACTGGTACCTCGCGATGAACCAGACGAAGCCGCCGTTCGACAACCGCGACTTCCGCCGCGGCGTCGCCTTCGGCATCGACCGCGACGAGGTGACGGAGGCGGCCAGGTTCGGCGCGGCGACGACGAACCAGACGGCGATCCCGGAGCAGAGCCGCTGGTACCACGAGTACGCCCCGTTCGAGCACGACCCCGACCAGGCAGCAGAACTCATCGAGGCCAACGCCGCGGCCAGCCCCCAGCCCATGGCGCTCATGGTCACCGACGAGTACCCCGAGACCGTCCAGGCCGCCCAGGTGATCCAGGCGCAGCTGGCCGAGGTCGGCGTCGAGATCGGCATCGAGCAGGAGGCGTTCGCCACCTGGCTGGACCGTCAGGCCGCCGGCGACTACGACGCGTTCCTGCTCGGCTGGCTGGGCAACCTGGACCCGTTCGGCTTCTACCACGCCCAGCACGTCTGCGAGGGCACCTCGAACTTCCAGGGCTACTGCAACCCCGAGGTCGACGACCTGCTGAACCAGGCGGCGGCCGAGACCGACCAGGACGCCCGCAAGACGCTCTACGACCAGGCGGCCGAGCTGATCGTCGACGACGTCAGTTACCTGTACCTGTACAACCCCGACGTCGTGCAGGCGTGGGCGCCGGGCCTGGAGGGTTACGAGATCCGTGCGGACAAGGCGATCAACTTCGAGACCGTGAGGCTGCCGGAGTGA
- a CDS encoding ABC transporter ATP-binding protein produces the protein MTAPLLTVDDLHVAFRTRRGPARVVNGLSFELHPGRTLAVVGESGSGKSVSSLALLGLLPGTADVSGSAIFDGDELIGRSEEELRKVRGAGIGVVFQDPMTSLNPVLTIERQIGEALRAHEKVSDDGVRSRAAELLTEVGIPDAPGRLRAFPHQLSGGMRQRVMIAIALAGNPKVLIADEATTALDVTVQAQILELIEKLQDEHGMGVVWITHDLGVVAGIADHVVVMYAGRCVEEGAVDELFGRPAHPYTRGLLGALPVVDDPRPARERDELVTMPGLPPDPVALPPGCAFHPRCPVRADARCATEPPPLSPVPGSAAEHRAATFYAGEVAGR, from the coding sequence ATGACGGCGCCGCTGCTCACCGTCGACGACCTGCACGTCGCGTTCCGCACCCGCCGCGGTCCCGCCCGCGTCGTCAACGGGCTCTCGTTCGAGCTGCACCCGGGCCGCACGCTCGCCGTCGTCGGGGAGTCGGGGTCGGGCAAGAGCGTCAGCTCGCTGGCGCTGCTCGGCCTGCTGCCCGGCACCGCCGACGTCAGCGGCAGCGCGATCTTCGACGGCGACGAGCTGATCGGCCGGTCCGAGGAGGAGCTGCGTAAGGTCCGCGGCGCCGGCATCGGCGTCGTCTTCCAGGACCCGATGACCTCGCTCAACCCCGTGCTGACGATCGAGCGGCAGATCGGCGAGGCGCTGCGGGCGCACGAGAAGGTGTCCGACGACGGCGTCCGCTCCCGCGCCGCGGAGCTGCTCACCGAGGTCGGCATCCCCGACGCGCCCGGCCGGCTGCGCGCGTTTCCGCACCAGCTGTCCGGCGGCATGCGCCAGCGGGTGATGATCGCGATCGCGCTGGCCGGCAACCCGAAGGTGCTGATCGCCGACGAGGCCACGACGGCGCTCGACGTCACCGTCCAGGCGCAGATCCTGGAGCTGATCGAGAAGCTGCAGGACGAGCACGGGATGGGCGTCGTCTGGATCACCCACGACCTCGGCGTCGTCGCGGGCATCGCCGACCACGTCGTCGTCATGTACGCCGGCCGCTGCGTCGAGGAGGGCGCCGTCGACGAGCTGTTCGGCCGGCCCGCGCACCCGTACACGCGCGGGCTGCTCGGCGCGCTGCCGGTGGTGGACGACCCGCGGCCGGCGCGCGAGCGGGACGAGCTGGTGACGATGCCGGGCCTGCCGCCCGACCCGGTCGCCCTGCCGCCCGGCTGCGCCTTCCACCCCCGCTGCCCAGTGCGCGCCGACGCCCGCTGCGCGACCGAGCCGCCGCCGTTGAGTCCCGTGCCCGGCAGCGCTGCCGAGCACCGGGCGGCGACGTTCTACGCGGGGGAGGTGGCCGGCCGATGA